The window ATGCCCAGGCTTTTGCCCAAGCCAAAATGGCGCAATTTATCACCCAGAAGGGATGGATTGTTTTTCCCGACAGGCGGATGGAAACCTGGAAAGCTTCCGGAGTATACGAGAAAGAAACCATGATCATCTGGGGACCTGCATTTCCGGGGGAAAGTCTCGATGCCCTCGTCAGGGATGGCAACCGCAAGGATGAAGCCCTGGACGCTATACGGCTCTGGATAACAGCCAGGGCCATGATAGGGCAGACAGAATTCCTTTACCCCGGCGCCAGCGGCGTTTTCGTCGTAACGGAAACGAGTGCGGATTATCCAAAAGGAACCTTGCTCTTCCCCCCCGAAAGGCTTGTGAAGCGCTGCATCGAAGCCCAGGGGAACGAAGCAATTGTCGCGGCCCAGCAGTGGGTGCATCCAGATCTTAAAAATGATGAGGAAACTGTTTTCAGCGCAGGCGCCATGCTCTATGCGGTCTTCTGCGGGGCGCCTCCTTTTTACCGGGAAAATGATGAAGTGCTTCGTCAGGATATACGGGAAGGCGTGTTCATGCGTCCGGGGCTGGCAGCCCCGGGGTTTGACGCAGAATTGGCCGCCCTTATCGCTGACGCCATCAGCCCTATAAAGAAAAATCCCGATGCAAAGAAACGGCCTTCGCCCGATATGCTGAACGAAGCTTTGGGAAGCCCCGGGTCAAAAAAAGCCTTATCCTGGTTTACTGCGCTTTCGGAAGAGGAACTGGCTAAAATACGGATTGAACAGGGACAAAATAAAAAAAACAGGGAACTGAAAGTAAAAACCAGGCGTTTTGTGGCGCGGAACACTGCCATCCTCATAAGCTGCGCCGCCCTGGCTTTGGTGATCGTTTTTGGCACCAGGGGATATATAAACCACCAGAAAGATCTCCCCAACACCAAGGGCATGGCCCCCGTCCAGGTTGCGGAAACCTACTATGGCGCTTTTGAAAATTTGGATCATACCCAAATGGAAGGATGCGTCATCAACAAAGCCGGAAAAGGCGACATTGATATGGTGATAAATCTTTTTGTCATTACCCGGGTAAGGCAGGCGTACGAAACCTATTCGGAAGCAAATTATGCTGCCCAAAAATGGCTTGACGACGGTTCCCCTGTTACGGACCGAACCGTCTTTGGCGTTACGGGCCTTAAGCTCACGACCCTTGACAGCGATGAAAGCGACGGCGAAGTCAGTTTCCGTGCAGCCTATACCCTTTGGGTTCCGGCCAACATGGCCGGGGATAGCGAGCCTCCGAGCTCGGAAGAAATCATGAAACCGGATTATGTCCCGCCCCAGCCAAAGGGATTGGAATATACCGACATACTAAAAATTGCATACCATAACGATTCCTGGCGCATTTCCGAAATTTCGAGAAGCGAAAAATGAGAGGTGGTTTTGAGCCTCTCGTCGAAGAAGCTTTTAAGCAAACATCCTTTGAGCTCATTGATACAGAAGGAGAAAGGCCGCGTTTCATAGACGGGCGGCTCTTTATCCCCCCTGGTTTATTAAGCCAGGCGGCGGAAGAAGGCTTTCGGAGGCTTTCTTTTTTTTTCAGGGAGTCCCATCTTGCCATGCTGGCAGAACAGCTTGCGCTTGCGGAAAACGACAAAAAACCTGGCAATGATGGTTTTGTGTTAAATGCCCTGCTCCGCAATGCAGTGATTGCCGCAAAAGGGGAGCTTGCCCTCTGCCAGGACACGGGAACCGCCGTCATCTACGGCTGGAAAAGCGAAAACGTTTTTACCGGTTCCGGGGATGACGATGCCTGGCTTGAATCAGGCATTGGCGCGGCGTACAAAAAAAACAATTTGCGCTTATCCCAAATTGGGGCTTCTTCTTTTCTTGATGAATTCAATACCGGGAACAACCTCCCTGCCCAAATCCAGATACACGCGTCAGGGAAAAATCCTGTTTACCGTTTTTTATTCATAGCCAAGGGAGGAGGGTCTTCCAATAAGACAAGCCTTTTTTCCATGACCAAATCCCTGCTTGAAGAGCAGGCATTTGAGAAATTTCTTGAAGAAAAAATCAAGGCCCTGGGGACGGCTGCCTGCCCCCCTTACAGGCTGGCAGTGGTGGTTGGAGGAACCAGCCCGGAATTCAATTTGGAAGCCTGCAAGCTTGCAAGCGCCGAAGCCCTTGATAGTGCGCCCTATTTTGAACCGGGGGAAGACAAGGAAAAATCCGCAAGCCTCCCATGGATACGACGGGACAAACAGTGGGAAGAGAAAGCAATGAGTATCGGAAGGCGCACGGGCCTGGGCGCGCAGTTTGGCGGATCAAGCCTGCTCCTGGATGCCAGGGTTTTAAGGCTTCCAAGGCATGCGGCTTCCTGCCCTGTCTCCATAGGCGTCTCCTGCGCGGCTCACCGCAATCTTTATGCGTATATCGACAGCGAAGGGCTGCATTTGGAAAAAACCGTAACAGACCCGGCAAAA is drawn from Leadbettera azotonutricia ZAS-9 and contains these coding sequences:
- a CDS encoding FumA C-terminus/TtdB family hydratase beta subunit, producing the protein MRGGFEPLVEEAFKQTSFELIDTEGERPRFIDGRLFIPPGLLSQAAEEGFRRLSFFFRESHLAMLAEQLALAENDKKPGNDGFVLNALLRNAVIAAKGELALCQDTGTAVIYGWKSENVFTGSGDDDAWLESGIGAAYKKNNLRLSQIGASSFLDEFNTGNNLPAQIQIHASGKNPVYRFLFIAKGGGSSNKTSLFSMTKSLLEEQAFEKFLEEKIKALGTAACPPYRLAVVVGGTSPEFNLEACKLASAEALDSAPYFEPGEDKEKSASLPWIRRDKQWEEKAMSIGRRTGLGAQFGGSSLLLDARVLRLPRHAASCPVSIGVSCAAHRNLYAYIDSEGLHLEKTVTDPAKFLKERGINLKTFDSNTAIIKRISVNKGIKEVCKELSNFNVGDKILLSGKLLMARDAAHLKWHNLLKEGKALPEYLYAYPVYYAGPAATPPGKVIGSLGPTTAGRMDPYGEEFMSRGCSLVTVAKGNRSAEWKKLCSSYGAFYLGTIGGAAALLSEENVTGNELLDYPELGMEAVRLITVKDLPVFIIIDNKGNSLY